Proteins encoded in a region of the Paenibacillus sp. W2I17 genome:
- a CDS encoding phage portal protein, with the protein MSKNMAFFMKGQAAEVKEEEVIITQRYKDEKGKVIPFIMKALGTTRIDELETECTKPEIKKGKKVGEKLDGKRLSLRIAIESTLYPDFRDAELLKSYGLTDPVDLAKAVLSVGGEYMEWMQESNRINGFDESEDELIDDVKN; encoded by the coding sequence ATGAGTAAGAATATGGCGTTTTTCATGAAAGGGCAGGCAGCTGAGGTTAAAGAAGAGGAAGTCATTATCACTCAGCGTTATAAAGATGAAAAGGGAAAGGTTATCCCGTTTATCATGAAGGCCTTGGGGACAACCCGGATTGACGAGTTGGAAACGGAATGCACCAAGCCGGAAATTAAGAAGGGTAAGAAAGTTGGCGAAAAGCTTGACGGCAAACGGTTGTCCCTCCGGATTGCCATTGAGTCAACGTTGTACCCTGACTTTAGAGATGCTGAATTGCTCAAGTCATACGGCCTGACCGATCCTGTTGATTTGGCTAAGGCCGTCCTTTCTGTAGGTGGAGAATATATGGAATGGATGCAGGAATCCAATCGGATCAACGGTTTTGACGAATCCGAAGATGAACTGATCGATGACGTAAAAAACTAA
- a CDS encoding phage tail tube protein: MPGYLKAQDAISGQEGRAFATINGIAEEMFYVKTLEATVEKQKAEIKTLGRRGVQHKATGWSGSGSMTIYYTTSRYRQLMLEYMKNGKDTYFDVQITNDDPTSSIGEQTVVLKGVNLDSVVIAKLDTEADALDEEVSFTFDDVDMPNTFTAPTLG, encoded by the coding sequence ATGCCAGGATATTTGAAGGCGCAGGATGCCATCTCAGGGCAGGAAGGCCGAGCTTTCGCTACAATTAACGGCATTGCAGAAGAAATGTTCTATGTGAAGACGCTTGAAGCTACAGTTGAGAAGCAGAAGGCTGAGATTAAGACACTGGGTCGTCGTGGTGTACAACACAAAGCAACGGGCTGGTCTGGTTCGGGGTCGATGACTATTTACTACACCACATCCCGTTATCGTCAGCTGATGCTGGAATATATGAAAAATGGTAAGGATACGTATTTTGATGTTCAGATTACTAATGACGACCCCACTTCCAGCATTGGTGAGCAAACGGTGGTGCTAAAAGGCGTTAACTTAGACAGCGTGGTTATTGCCAAGTTGGACACTGAAGCAGATGCGTTGGATGAAGAGGTTAGTTTCACGTTTGACGATGTTGATATGCCGAATACATTTACTGCACCGACATTGGGCTAA
- a CDS encoding phage tail sheath family protein: protein MAGGIWTRQNKVRPGVYMNFESVGTATTALGERGTVTMAVPLSWGPSKQMVIVEAGADPFDALGYDITAAEMLPVRETLKRAQKLLLYRLNEGIKATATSGNLRVTGIHGGVRGNDITIVIQSNIDDTTKFDVSTLVAGAEQDKQTVSDIDGLIKNAWVTFAASGADKDLTASAGVPLTGGTDGAVTNADHTGYLELLEVTDFNTVGLMSDDMTLKAIYTAFVKRQRENEGKKIQLVVPNYPTADYDGVISVKNGVVLSDQTVIDRVKAVAWVAGATAGAAVSQSLTYAAYDDAVDVDVKYTNTQIEEALLGGEFLFTASRGRAIVEQDINTFRTYTLTKGAERSKNRVIRVLDGLANDFKDTFELYYIGKTDNSADGRNLFRSALTNIVNSYQGFGAIQNFNSQTDVSVLPGEAKDAIFVELDIQPVDSIEKIYMRVRVK from the coding sequence ATGGCTGGAGGAATTTGGACAAGACAAAACAAAGTACGCCCAGGCGTATATATGAATTTTGAATCTGTGGGCACTGCAACAACAGCCCTCGGAGAGCGTGGTACGGTGACCATGGCGGTACCGCTGAGTTGGGGGCCATCCAAACAAATGGTAATCGTGGAAGCTGGAGCAGATCCTTTTGATGCGCTTGGATATGACATCACAGCGGCCGAAATGTTGCCCGTTCGCGAGACGTTGAAACGTGCGCAGAAGTTATTGCTCTATCGCCTGAACGAAGGAATTAAGGCAACGGCTACAAGCGGTAACTTGAGAGTGACGGGTATTCATGGCGGTGTAAGGGGTAACGACATCACCATTGTCATTCAATCCAATATTGATGATACGACTAAATTTGACGTTTCCACGTTGGTCGCTGGCGCAGAACAGGACAAGCAGACTGTTTCCGACATCGATGGACTCATCAAAAACGCTTGGGTAACATTCGCAGCATCCGGAGCAGACAAGGATCTCACTGCTTCCGCAGGTGTTCCGCTCACAGGAGGTACCGATGGCGCAGTAACCAATGCTGATCACACCGGATACCTGGAACTACTTGAAGTGACTGACTTCAACACGGTGGGACTGATGTCGGATGATATGACACTTAAGGCTATCTACACCGCTTTTGTTAAGCGGCAGCGAGAGAATGAAGGTAAGAAGATTCAACTGGTGGTACCGAACTACCCTACAGCCGACTATGATGGCGTGATCAGTGTCAAAAACGGCGTTGTATTGTCCGACCAGACTGTGATTGACCGGGTGAAAGCTGTTGCTTGGGTTGCCGGCGCAACGGCCGGAGCTGCGGTTAGTCAGTCTTTGACTTATGCCGCTTATGACGATGCAGTGGATGTTGATGTGAAGTATACCAACACCCAGATCGAAGAGGCACTGTTGGGTGGGGAATTCCTGTTCACGGCAAGCCGGGGTCGTGCCATTGTGGAACAAGACATTAACACCTTCCGGACGTATACCCTGACCAAGGGGGCAGAGCGTTCCAAGAACCGGGTTATCCGGGTGTTGGATGGCTTAGCTAACGATTTCAAGGACACATTCGAACTATACTACATTGGCAAAACGGACAATTCCGCAGATGGTCGCAATTTGTTCCGTTCTGCCTTGACCAACATTGTAAACAGCTATCAGGGATTCGGCGCTATCCAGAATTTTAATAGTCAAACGGATGTGTCTGTTCTGCCTGGAGAAGCCAAGGATGCTATATTCGTCGAACTGGACATCCAACCAGTGGATAGTATCGAGAAAATTTATATGAGAGTGCGGGTGAAGTAA
- a CDS encoding DUF6838 family protein: MNSDVGSIMAACFRVHPVQVYTDRMPQDFVVPSLYFPQPITVDAPNSISSYRLDCSLAVKVFAKTDEQAADAAEQIAQTIRQSRMVIPIIDEDGHNTGKYMRLRKMDSRIIDEGVAQLTFTWTSRYQYNRVEYEKMGSLFINQGIRR; this comes from the coding sequence GTGAATAGTGACGTGGGATCGATCATGGCGGCTTGCTTTCGGGTACACCCCGTTCAAGTTTACACCGATCGCATGCCGCAGGACTTTGTTGTACCGTCTCTTTATTTCCCACAGCCGATTACCGTGGACGCGCCCAACTCCATCAGTTCCTACAGGTTGGATTGTTCATTGGCAGTTAAGGTATTCGCCAAAACGGACGAGCAAGCAGCTGACGCGGCTGAACAAATCGCTCAGACAATCAGACAATCTCGTATGGTCATTCCCATCATCGATGAGGATGGCCATAACACGGGGAAATACATGCGACTCCGCAAAATGGATTCTCGCATCATAGACGAAGGCGTTGCACAGCTCACTTTTACGTGGACTTCCCGGTATCAGTACAACCGGGTGGAATACGAGAAGATGGGCTCTTTGTTTATAAATCAAGGAATTAGGCGGTGA
- a CDS encoding HK97 gp10 family phage protein: protein MSRNRAEIRGLNELISGLDQAANGGLRQEYALWLDAMGFEFLELIQDEIIRTKTVDTRRLLNSFDRGDGDNVWSISSGGLRLEVGTNLEYAQFVNDGHWTTKEGVEQRWVPGRWHGDRFDYDAGASTGMMLRRQWIEGTHYWDTALMIFERLFERSLERRLQEWLDALPRGRRANRRGGRRR, encoded by the coding sequence ATGAGCAGGAACCGTGCGGAGATCCGCGGGCTTAATGAATTGATCAGTGGTTTGGATCAGGCAGCCAATGGTGGGTTACGACAAGAATATGCTCTGTGGCTTGATGCAATGGGGTTCGAGTTTCTTGAGTTAATACAAGACGAGATCATCCGGACGAAGACGGTAGACACTCGGCGGCTGCTTAACAGTTTTGACAGGGGCGATGGTGATAACGTTTGGTCAATATCTTCCGGTGGGTTACGGCTTGAGGTTGGTACCAATCTGGAGTATGCCCAATTCGTTAATGACGGTCATTGGACAACTAAGGAAGGTGTAGAACAACGGTGGGTACCTGGACGTTGGCACGGTGATCGATTTGATTATGATGCTGGAGCAAGCACGGGCATGATGCTCAGACGCCAGTGGATTGAGGGTACCCATTATTGGGACACGGCATTAATGATCTTTGAACGCCTATTTGAACGTTCTCTTGAACGTCGCCTGCAAGAATGGCTGGATGCTTTGCCAAGAGGGCGACGTGCTAATAGACGAGGGGGACGTAGACGGTGA
- a CDS encoding DUF3599 family protein: MSYSDMLTDRCDIYHMQSASAPPRFGVPGAPDLKYGSVPDATDVPCWFVEKGQSINQAEPNNEILHSFLVHFLPDTDVRVNDKVVWNGVELTLQVPRDLRGHHWEVTATRRANL, translated from the coding sequence ATGAGTTATTCGGACATGCTTACGGATCGGTGCGACATCTACCATATGCAATCTGCTTCAGCTCCCCCGAGGTTTGGTGTGCCTGGTGCGCCTGATCTCAAATATGGATCGGTACCGGACGCAACAGATGTGCCGTGTTGGTTCGTGGAGAAAGGCCAGTCAATCAATCAAGCTGAGCCAAACAACGAGATCCTACATTCCTTCCTTGTTCATTTTCTCCCAGACACTGATGTTCGGGTGAATGACAAGGTGGTCTGGAATGGGGTGGAGCTGACGCTGCAGGTGCCCCGGGATCTCAGGGGGCATCATTGGGAAGTCACAGCAACAAGGAGGGCTAACCTATGA
- a CDS encoding DUF3199 family protein, whose product MALITPQEIIDYTVFKKVKARAPQLLQMDILQAETEVFEEVGHDFSDSTLYPVLPPEARLALIQLGQYYALVNGDESIAKGIKSESIGGYSYTLDNGQIISKASILAMLRKFKVQPVQGNVNMRMRLL is encoded by the coding sequence ATGGCTCTAATCACACCGCAAGAAATTATTGATTACACGGTGTTCAAGAAGGTCAAGGCGAGAGCCCCGCAGTTGCTTCAGATGGATATCCTGCAGGCGGAAACAGAAGTGTTTGAAGAGGTCGGTCACGATTTCAGTGATTCGACCCTTTATCCCGTTCTGCCACCTGAAGCTCGGCTGGCCCTCATACAGTTGGGACAATACTATGCCCTGGTTAACGGTGATGAGTCGATTGCCAAGGGGATCAAGTCGGAAAGCATTGGCGGTTATTCATACACCTTGGACAACGGCCAGATTATCAGTAAGGCGTCTATCTTGGCCATGTTGCGTAAATTCAAAGTGCAGCCGGTGCAGGGTAACGTCAATATGAGGATGCGATTGTTATGA
- a CDS encoding phage major capsid protein — translation MDNQTIISKDKGLASIRKSVNITMPRNDAQAFLVDTVGKATTLAKLAPFYRNTPAGQIDTLGVKKRRIRQHTGDESPTGVGGITNGKIDYAVKKVFWDEWIADDDVWYNDNARDEDIESKVIDLVQTQFGIDLQDLMFNGDTTAKLADGTTADPFLSILDGFVKKMKTSDFKTELGAAEPTIDDFINHALVLDEKYLNFPDMTWFMSRRLYQKIVALITKRPTNLGDTTLVNGKLTEIGGFPIEVVENLGSGFAALTPMSNLKPVFTRELRYKRTAEGAVAAVKDSTYHILFAYADAVVREIDAVGWMSGDKL, via the coding sequence TTGGATAATCAAACAATTATCAGCAAAGACAAAGGGCTTGCTTCAATCCGCAAGTCGGTTAACATTACGATGCCACGAAACGATGCGCAAGCGTTCTTGGTCGATACAGTTGGCAAAGCAACTACATTGGCGAAACTTGCTCCATTCTATCGCAATACCCCAGCGGGGCAAATTGATACGTTGGGCGTGAAAAAACGCCGTATTCGCCAACACACTGGCGATGAGAGTCCTACGGGAGTCGGTGGTATCACTAACGGTAAGATTGATTACGCGGTGAAGAAAGTTTTTTGGGATGAATGGATCGCGGATGATGACGTTTGGTACAACGATAATGCTCGTGACGAAGATATTGAGAGCAAGGTAATTGACCTTGTGCAAACGCAATTCGGTATCGACCTCCAAGATCTGATGTTTAACGGCGATACAACGGCGAAACTGGCTGACGGTACAACCGCTGACCCGTTTTTGTCCATCTTGGACGGCTTCGTCAAAAAAATGAAGACATCTGATTTCAAAACAGAATTGGGAGCTGCCGAACCTACCATTGATGATTTCATCAACCACGCTCTGGTTCTGGACGAAAAGTACTTGAACTTCCCTGATATGACATGGTTCATGAGTAGACGCCTTTATCAAAAAATTGTGGCTCTAATCACAAAACGGCCTACGAACCTGGGGGATACAACATTGGTTAACGGTAAGCTGACTGAAATTGGTGGCTTCCCGATTGAAGTGGTAGAAAACTTGGGCAGCGGCTTTGCAGCACTAACCCCAATGAGCAACCTGAAGCCTGTGTTTACACGCGAATTGCGTTACAAACGTACCGCTGAGGGTGCTGTTGCTGCTGTGAAAGACTCTACTTATCACATCTTGTTTGCCTACGCTGATGCAGTTGTCCGAGAAATCGATGCGGTTGGTTGGATGTCTGGTGACAAGCTGTAA
- a CDS encoding XkdF-like putative serine protease domain-containing protein: MPRELTNVDITHISYVDKGANQKRFFLTKSAKKPDFQKQVRLITKAEDAKRLVYGVVYEPGAEDTHGDMMTAAEIEKAVHGFMSNLAIAKGAVMDTQHDFDPGVGDVVECYIAPVDFELGDETILKGSWVLVTKASDEIWEQIQSGEITGYSMAGTAEAIEKQDQEPDAKSDDEAMGFFRTMKAYFTGGAKIAKGAVADKYERDRRRREFWAAQDALNSVIFNWDSWYSEDLESDPEKIREALQDFVTIAQDVLTVKDIAKELGQPPEQITKAGKKISDGNMKHIDDAIAALTDLKNKTVPKEEPEEDEIVKKEDIAQIVKDALGPLTDRLDKLEKAEGDNPEGTTPETEGGIADQLKDVLKEALAPIESRLATVEKARGISRQEEAGGQQEVTKSAGPSYMAHFNN, translated from the coding sequence ATGCCAAGAGAATTAACGAATGTCGATATCACACACATCAGTTACGTTGATAAAGGCGCTAATCAAAAGCGTTTCTTCCTTACCAAGAGCGCTAAGAAACCGGACTTCCAAAAACAGGTTCGCCTGATTACGAAGGCGGAAGATGCCAAAAGGCTGGTATATGGTGTGGTGTATGAGCCAGGAGCAGAAGATACACATGGTGATATGATGACTGCAGCTGAGATTGAAAAGGCTGTTCATGGGTTCATGAGCAATCTCGCAATTGCCAAGGGTGCAGTTATGGACACGCAGCATGATTTTGATCCAGGTGTCGGTGATGTAGTAGAGTGCTATATTGCTCCTGTAGATTTTGAATTGGGTGACGAGACGATTCTTAAAGGGTCGTGGGTACTCGTGACGAAAGCAAGTGATGAGATTTGGGAACAAATTCAGAGCGGGGAAATTACCGGATATTCTATGGCCGGGACTGCAGAAGCAATTGAAAAACAAGACCAGGAGCCTGATGCCAAGTCGGATGACGAAGCTATGGGCTTTTTTCGTACCATGAAGGCATACTTCACTGGTGGCGCTAAGATTGCCAAAGGCGCAGTTGCAGATAAGTATGAACGTGATCGCCGTCGTCGTGAATTTTGGGCGGCACAGGATGCGCTCAATAGTGTCATCTTCAATTGGGACAGTTGGTACAGCGAGGATCTGGAGAGTGATCCTGAGAAGATTCGGGAAGCCCTTCAAGACTTTGTGACGATTGCTCAAGATGTATTGACCGTAAAAGATATCGCAAAAGAGTTGGGACAACCGCCCGAACAAATTACTAAGGCAGGCAAGAAGATTTCCGATGGCAACATGAAGCATATCGATGATGCTATTGCTGCATTGACTGACCTTAAAAATAAAACGGTTCCTAAAGAAGAGCCTGAGGAGGATGAAATAGTGAAGAAAGAAGACATTGCACAGATCGTGAAGGATGCGCTTGGTCCGCTTACAGATCGTTTGGACAAGTTAGAGAAGGCTGAAGGTGACAATCCGGAAGGGACTACACCGGAGACTGAAGGCGGTATAGCGGATCAATTGAAGGACGTTCTTAAGGAAGCTTTAGCGCCGATTGAATCCCGGTTGGCAACTGTGGAGAAAGCTCGTGGTATTTCCCGTCAAGAAGAAGCTGGCGGACAGCAGGAAGTTACGAAATCGGCTGGCCCCTCTTACATGGCTCATTTTAACAACTAA
- a CDS encoding phage minor head protein — protein MEPIDRLLASIATIVKAEEGDITEDIPDFPGLQKVPDYVEDFESAVAKLLRGQRKYFVDGINTFVAKDETLDTIINFVMNDLFAADEFAELLGIEASIFLTLTITDLVADMMFAIDKDVAFKTLSGRTTKWIKEWGEDLGKIMALNSHKAVEEALITAVDEGESIQQAVQRIKDLPQFDRERARVTAQTEILAASSRSQWEAYKQSPSVVAKRWRHSGSKNNNPREAHVKMDGDEVPVDDPFDVNGHSGDYPRDPQLPPGERIGCKCVMSPVTDKKILGLSPEEKEAIRQQVLDELED, from the coding sequence ATGGAACCAATTGACCGTTTGTTGGCATCCATTGCAACCATCGTCAAAGCTGAGGAAGGTGACATCACAGAGGATATCCCGGATTTCCCAGGACTCCAGAAGGTTCCGGACTACGTGGAAGACTTTGAATCGGCCGTTGCTAAGCTGCTACGTGGTCAACGCAAGTATTTTGTAGATGGGATAAATACGTTCGTGGCAAAAGACGAAACACTGGATACCATCATCAATTTTGTCATGAATGATCTGTTTGCAGCGGACGAATTTGCTGAACTGTTGGGGATTGAAGCATCTATATTTTTGACACTGACTATCACAGATCTGGTGGCTGACATGATGTTTGCCATCGATAAGGACGTTGCTTTTAAAACCCTATCAGGCCGCACTACCAAGTGGATTAAGGAATGGGGCGAGGATCTTGGTAAGATTATGGCCCTCAACTCACACAAGGCCGTGGAAGAAGCCCTGATCACAGCCGTGGATGAAGGCGAATCCATTCAGCAGGCCGTTCAGCGAATCAAGGATCTTCCGCAGTTCGACCGCGAGCGTGCTCGGGTCACAGCACAGACTGAAATACTTGCCGCATCAAGTCGGAGCCAGTGGGAAGCGTACAAGCAAAGCCCGTCAGTCGTCGCCAAACGGTGGCGGCATAGCGGGAGCAAGAACAATAACCCGCGGGAAGCTCACGTAAAGATGGATGGCGATGAGGTGCCGGTAGATGATCCATTTGATGTGAATGGCCATAGCGGAGATTATCCCCGAGATCCGCAGCTTCCACCAGGAGAACGTATTGGATGTAAGTGTGTGATGTCACCTGTTACGGATAAAAAAATATTAGGCCTGAGTCCGGAAGAGAAGGAAGCCATCCGGCAACAGGTCTTGGACGAATTGGAGGACTGA
- a CDS encoding phage portal protein yields MRRVNARVIKSTSVSKSSSSTAIKDDSGSVGDLIYPLYRPVDLIEMSKESTVIPQCIDAYKQNIAGFGFGLQYKEDDTKVDETSEMKAEWERVKDILQFFNFDKPFKDVWAEAIMHREQTGNGYIEIIRDGTGLPAEAENMEPEYVKVSKLGDPVEVTMWRNGKQFKRKKKFRRYLQKINGLKVWFKAFGDPRKMSWKTGQYGEGIPPEEEANEILHLKIGSGAYGEPRWISQSPHMSGSRKAEILNLNYFDQGRHVPMAILVKNGLLTDESVKQLEEYASNLNGVDHAHKWLVLEVEGLDEGITEDEKTKVDIEMKSLADILQGDALFQTYDDNSRMKQQSAFRLPDIFVGRSRDFNRATADKAREITEEQVFQPERESLAFILNNVLLEPYNLQHVEVFFEGPDISDSEDKAKLLTVYNQIGGVSPNDVRDDVGKILGKTVEAFEDEGANIPLSLRQQQTGNTFPIALQKGASPSSEIVHVLKDLRDVLEGMGHGTN; encoded by the coding sequence ATGCGAAGAGTCAACGCACGAGTAATTAAATCGACTTCAGTCAGCAAGAGCAGCAGTTCCACAGCAATTAAAGATGATTCCGGTTCAGTCGGCGATCTCATTTATCCACTCTATCGTCCAGTTGATTTGATCGAGATGAGTAAGGAAAGTACTGTAATCCCTCAATGTATTGATGCATACAAGCAAAATATCGCTGGTTTCGGGTTTGGTCTACAGTACAAAGAGGATGATACCAAGGTCGATGAAACTTCTGAAATGAAAGCGGAGTGGGAACGTGTCAAGGATATCCTACAGTTCTTCAATTTTGATAAACCATTCAAGGATGTATGGGCCGAAGCGATTATGCATCGGGAACAAACCGGGAACGGGTACATCGAAATTATCCGTGATGGAACTGGCCTGCCTGCTGAAGCTGAAAACATGGAACCTGAATATGTCAAGGTTTCCAAGCTTGGCGATCCGGTGGAAGTGACCATGTGGCGCAATGGCAAGCAGTTCAAGCGGAAAAAGAAATTCCGTAGGTATTTGCAGAAAATAAACGGTTTAAAGGTTTGGTTCAAAGCGTTTGGCGATCCGCGTAAAATGTCCTGGAAGACAGGTCAGTATGGCGAAGGTATTCCTCCAGAAGAAGAAGCGAACGAAATCCTGCATCTGAAAATTGGCAGCGGGGCATATGGCGAACCACGCTGGATTAGCCAGTCGCCGCATATGTCGGGCAGTCGTAAGGCGGAAATCCTGAATCTGAACTATTTTGATCAAGGCCGCCATGTGCCAATGGCTATACTTGTCAAAAACGGATTGCTCACAGACGAGAGCGTGAAGCAACTCGAAGAATATGCAAGCAACCTGAACGGCGTTGATCATGCGCATAAATGGTTGGTCCTCGAAGTGGAAGGATTGGACGAAGGGATTACTGAGGATGAAAAGACCAAAGTTGATATTGAAATGAAATCATTGGCCGACATTCTTCAAGGAGATGCCTTATTCCAGACTTACGACGACAACTCGCGTATGAAACAGCAATCTGCATTCAGGCTGCCGGATATCTTCGTTGGCCGCAGCCGTGACTTTAATCGAGCTACAGCAGATAAGGCGCGAGAAATCACGGAAGAACAGGTTTTCCAACCTGAACGCGAAAGCTTGGCTTTCATTTTGAATAACGTATTGCTTGAACCGTACAACCTTCAGCATGTCGAAGTCTTCTTCGAAGGTCCGGACATTTCGGACAGCGAAGATAAAGCTAAGCTGCTGACTGTTTATAATCAGATCGGTGGTGTGTCCCCGAATGATGTTCGCGATGACGTGGGCAAGATCCTCGGCAAAACGGTTGAAGCCTTCGAAGACGAGGGAGCCAATATACCGTTGTCTCTTAGACAACAGCAGACAGGCAACACATTCCCGATTGCTTTGCAAAAGGGGGCTTCACCATCGTCTGAGATCGTCCATGTGCTGAAAGACTTGCGGGACGTACTGGAGGGCATGGGCCATGGAACCAATTGA
- a CDS encoding PBSX family phage terminase large subunit, whose product MATLKLKPSPFKWQPFSDKQVQVLTWWMPESPHHDMDSIICDGSVRAGKTVAMSFSYIVWATETFRSEQFGMAGKTIGALRRNVVGPLKRMLASRGYQVHDNKTDNVLTVSRGLVSNQFFLFGGKDERSQELIQGITLAGMFFDEVALMPKSFVDQATARCSVEDAKMWFNCNPAGPYHWFKVEWLDNLIVKRAVHLHFTMEDNLSLSERVRDRYRRMYTGIFYDRFILGLWVMAEGVIFSKFSDKLHKKPREWFPTKFDRKFLCVDYGANNPTTFLKYGVLGDVYYELDEYYHDIKLKGEKTNSEYADDLQGFADGDEYAIFIDPSAKAFIIELKRRGIGHIRAAVNAVLDGIQTVSNRFQNNELYISADNSNSLKELVSYIWDNKAAQRGEDKPIKQNDHTCDARRYGVHTDYLMQRAKQRRSERENAPTPRPKRERPSRGR is encoded by the coding sequence ATGGCAACACTGAAGCTTAAACCTTCACCTTTCAAGTGGCAGCCTTTCTCTGATAAGCAAGTCCAAGTCCTGACATGGTGGATGCCTGAAAGCCCACATCATGATATGGATTCCATCATTTGTGACGGGTCGGTTCGTGCCGGCAAGACAGTGGCCATGTCCTTTTCATACATCGTTTGGGCAACGGAAACGTTCCGGTCTGAGCAATTTGGTATGGCAGGAAAGACGATCGGTGCGCTGCGCCGTAACGTTGTTGGTCCACTTAAAAGGATGTTGGCCAGTCGTGGGTACCAGGTGCATGACAACAAGACGGATAACGTCCTCACGGTTTCCCGTGGTCTTGTAAGCAATCAGTTTTTCCTCTTTGGGGGTAAGGACGAACGTTCACAAGAATTGATTCAAGGTATCACCTTGGCGGGCATGTTTTTCGATGAGGTAGCCCTGATGCCGAAGTCCTTCGTGGATCAGGCAACTGCCCGTTGTTCGGTTGAAGATGCAAAGATGTGGTTTAACTGTAACCCTGCAGGACCTTACCACTGGTTCAAGGTGGAATGGCTGGACAACCTGATCGTTAAGCGTGCCGTTCATCTTCACTTTACGATGGAGGATAACCTATCACTGTCCGAACGTGTTCGGGATCGGTACCGGAGGATGTACACGGGGATATTCTATGACCGTTTTATTCTTGGACTGTGGGTTATGGCTGAGGGGGTCATCTTTTCCAAGTTCAGTGATAAGCTCCACAAGAAACCGCGTGAGTGGTTTCCTACAAAGTTTGATCGCAAGTTCCTTTGTGTCGACTACGGGGCCAACAACCCGACCACATTCCTTAAATACGGGGTCCTGGGGGATGTTTATTACGAGTTGGATGAGTATTATCACGACATCAAGCTAAAGGGAGAGAAGACGAACAGCGAATATGCAGATGACCTTCAAGGGTTTGCTGATGGCGATGAATACGCAATATTCATTGACCCAAGCGCCAAGGCTTTCATCATTGAGCTGAAGCGCAGGGGCATAGGTCATATTCGCGCGGCTGTAAACGCCGTGTTGGATGGCATACAAACTGTTTCCAATCGATTTCAGAACAACGAACTTTATATTTCTGCCGACAACTCCAACTCACTCAAAGAGTTGGTTTCTTACATTTGGGATAATAAAGCCGCTCAGCGCGGTGAAGACAAGCCCATTAAGCAGAACGACCATACATGTGATGCACGGCGGTATGGTGTCCATACGGATTACCTGATGCAACGTGCGAAGCAACGACGTTCCGAAAGGGAGAACGCACCGACACCGCGGCCGAAGCGAGAACGCCCGAGCCGAGGTCGGTAG